The Streptomyces venezuelae genomic interval CGGCGGCGAAGGCGTCGGAGATCTCCTGGCGCTCGGCCTCGCTGCCCGCGGCGGCGAGGGCGGCCGGAAGCGAGGTCGCGGTGACGGCGACCAGGGCGGCGAAGCGGGCGTTGAGCACGGCTCCGAGGACGGCGACGCCCAGACCATTGCCGAACTCGGCGAGGGTGCCGTTGACGCCGGCACCGACGCCCGCCTTCTCCGGCGGAATCGAGCTCATGATCGCGTTGGCCATGGCGGGGTTGGAGACGGCGAGGCCGGTGCCCATCAGGACCAGGCCGAGCAGCATGCCCCAGTACGTGCCCTCGGTGCCGCCGCCGATCAGCGCGATCGAGCCGAGCCCGGCCGCCACCAGCGTCATGCCGACGGCCACGGTGACCGGGGTGCCGAGCTTCATCACGATCCGCGGGCCGACACCCGTGAGGTTGAGCGCCACCACGGTCAGCGCGAGCGGCGCCATACGGAGACCGGCTTCGAGCGGCTCGTAGCCGAGGACGAACTGCAGGTGCTGGGTGAGCAGGAAGAGCGAGCCGCCCATGCCGAACATGACCAGGATCGCTCCGGCGACCGCGCCCACGAACTTCTGGTTGCGGAAGAAGTGCATGTCGAGCATCGGGTACGGGGTCCGCAGCTCCCACAGGGCGAAGGCGGCCAGGACGGCGATGCCGATCGCGGCCGGGACCAGCACCTCGGCGGAGGTCCAGCCGTGCTCAGGGCCGGTGATGATCGCGTACACGGCGGCGGTCATGCCGATCGTGGAGAGCAGCGCGCCGAGCAGGTCGGGGCGGGCGCCCTGCGGGTTCTTCGACTCCGGTACGAGCTTGAGGACGGCGACGAAGCCGACCACCGCCACCGGGATGTTGACGAGGAAGATCATTCCCCACCAGAAGTGCTCGATGATGACACCGCCGATCAGCGGTCCGGCGGCGAAGCCGAGCGAGCCGACGGTGGCCCAGAGCGCGATGGCCTTGACCCGCTCGGAGTCGTCGAAGATCTGCATGACGACGGCGAGGGTGGTGGTCATGAGGAGCGCGCCGCCGACGCCCATGCCCGCGCGGGCGGCGATGAGCTGGGTGGTCGAGTCGGCGAGGCCGGCGGCGAGCGAACCGAGGCCGAAGAGCGCGAGCCCGGCGGCGAGGAGCTTCTTGCGGCCGTAGCGGTCGGCGGCGTTGCCCGCGCTGAGCAGCAGGCCGGACTGGACGAGCGAGTACGCGTTGATCATCCACTGGATGTCGGTGGTGGTCGCGTCGAGCTCGGAGGTCAGCGAGGGGATCGCGACGCTGAGCACGGTGTTGTCGAGCAGCACGGTCAGCTGGGCCAGGCAGATGACGCCGAGGATCAGCCAGCGCTGAGGGTGGCCGCCGGCGGGCGCGGCCGGGGCAGTCGACGCCGCCATGGGCAGGACTCCTTGTACGGTGTACGGGACTTGGTCTCGTACACCGTACAAGGATCCTCGTACGCTGTATAGCGATTACTTCGACTTGGTCAGGTCGTAGAAGGTGGCGCTGCCGATCGTGACCTTCTCGAAGGTCTCCGAGACCCACGTGGAGATCTCCGAGTTGCCGCCGGGACCACCGCCCATGCGACCGCCGCCGCCTCCGCCATCGCCTCCGCCATTGCCTTCACCGCTGTTCTCGCCGCTGTTCTCGCCGCTGCCGATGAAGTAGTGGATCTTCCCTTCGGCGACGTACTGCTTGAACTGCGCGAGCGTCGGGGACGGGTCGCTGCCGTTGAAGCCGCCGATCGCCATGACCGGCTTCTCGGTGGCGAGCTGGTAGCTGGCCGCGTTCTGAGCGCCGACGGTGGCGGCGACCCAGGTGTAGGAGCCGGCGTCCGCGAGGAGCGCGGCCTTCGCCTCGGTGCCGACGTTCGCACCGTTGAGGAGACCGCCCATGCCGCCGCCGCCCATGCCGCCACGCTCGCCGTCGAGGCGTCCGCCGCCGGGCATCTGGCCTGCGCCGGGCATCTGACCGCCGGGCATCTGGCCTGCGCCGGGCATCTGACCGCCGGCGGCCTGGCCCTGGCCGGGAGGTGGCATCATCTGACCGCCCTGACCGCCCGGGGGCTGCATCTGGCCCTGGCCGCCCTGAGGCATCGCCCCCGTCTCGAACATCCGGCCGCCGCCGGGGCCACCCGGGCCACCGCCCCGACCACCCATCGCGCCGCCCGACGGGCCCGCCGT includes:
- a CDS encoding MFS transporter, which produces MAASTAPAAPAGGHPQRWLILGVICLAQLTVLLDNTVLSVAIPSLTSELDATTTDIQWMINAYSLVQSGLLLSAGNAADRYGRKKLLAAGLALFGLGSLAAGLADSTTQLIAARAGMGVGGALLMTTTLAVVMQIFDDSERVKAIALWATVGSLGFAAGPLIGGVIIEHFWWGMIFLVNIPVAVVGFVAVLKLVPESKNPQGARPDLLGALLSTIGMTAAVYAIITGPEHGWTSAEVLVPAAIGIAVLAAFALWELRTPYPMLDMHFFRNQKFVGAVAGAILVMFGMGGSLFLLTQHLQFVLGYEPLEAGLRMAPLALTVVALNLTGVGPRIVMKLGTPVTVAVGMTLVAAGLGSIALIGGGTEGTYWGMLLGLVLMGTGLAVSNPAMANAIMSSIPPEKAGVGAGVNGTLAEFGNGLGVAVLGAVLNARFAALVAVTATSLPAALAAAGSEAERQEISDAFAAGLQTSQLVGAIAVFAGGLLAAALLRRAERTEKALATEQPIAA